One window from the genome of Microtus ochrogaster isolate Prairie Vole_2 unplaced genomic scaffold, MicOch1.0 UNK49, whole genome shotgun sequence encodes:
- the LOC101983682 gene encoding cytochrome P450 1A2 gives MALFQDISLTPELLLATAIFSIVFYVVKALRTRVPKGLKSPPGPWGWPIIGHMLTLGKNPHLSLTKLSKQYGDVLQIRIGSTPVVVLSGLDTIRQALVKQGDDFKGRPDLYSFTLITNGKSMTFNPDSGPVWVARRRLAMDALKSFSIASDPNSSSSCYLEDHVSKEANHLVSKFQKQMEEVGHFEPVNLVVETVVNVIGAMCFGKNFPRKSEEMLSIVKSSQDFVENVSSGNAVDFFPILRYLPNPALKRFKNFNNKFVLFLQKTVQEHYQDFNKNSIQDITGALFKHTENSKDNSVQIPQEKIVNIVNDLFGAGFDTVTTAISWSLLLLVTRPNVQRKIHRELDTVIGRDRQPRLSDRPQLPYLEAFILETFRYTSFVPFTIPHSTTRDTSLNGFHIPKERCIFINQWQVNHDEKQWEDPFEFRPERFLIEDSTAINKTLSEKVMIFGLGKRRCIGETPAKWEVFLFLAILLHQLEFSVPPGLKVDLTPTYGLTMKPPICKHLQAWPRLQSLNT, from the exons ATGGCATTGTTCCAGGACATCTCCTTGACCCCAGAGCTACTACTGGCCACTGCCATCTTCTCTATAGTATTTTATGTGGTCAAAGCTTTAAGAACCCGGGTCCCCAAAGGTCTGAAGAGTCCACCTGGACCCTGGGGATGGCCCATCATTGGGCATATGCTGACCCTGGGGAAGAACCCACACCTGTCTCTGACCAAGCTGAGCAAACAGTATGGGGACGTGCTGCAGATCCGCATTGGCTCCACGCCTGTGGTGGTGCTGAGTGGCCTGGACACCATCCGGCAGGCCCTGGTGAAGCAGGGAGATGACTTCAAGGGCCGACCAGACCTCTACAGTTTCACACTTATCACTAACGGTAAAAGCATGACCTTCAACCCAGACAGTGGACCTGTGTGGGTTGCCCGCCGCCGCCTAGCCATGGATGCTCTGAAGAGTTTCTCCATAGCCTCAGACCCGAACTCATCGTCCTCTTGCTACTTAGAGGATCATGTGAGCAAGGAGGCTAACCATCTAGTCAGCAAGTTCCAAAAGCAGATGGAAGAAGTTGGGCATTTTGAACCTGTCAATTTAGTGGTAGAAACGGTGGTTAACGTCATTGGAGCCATGTGCTTTGGGAAGAACTTCCCCCGGAAGAGCGAAGAGATGCTGAGCATCGTGAAGAGCAGTCAAGACTTTGTGGAGAATGTCTCATCAGGGAATGCTGTGGACTTCTTCCCCATTCTGCGCTACCTGCCCAACCCAGCCCTCAAGAGGTTTAAGAACTTCAATAATAAATTTGTGCTGTTCCTACAGAAGACCGTCCAGGAACACTATCAAGATTTCAACAAG AACAGTATCCAGGACATCACAGGTGCCCTGTTCAAGCACACTGAGAACTCCAAAGACAACAGTGTCCAAATCCCCCAGGAGAAGATTGTCAACATTGTCAATGACCTCTTTGGAGCTG GATTTGACACAGTCACAACAGCCATCTCCTGGAGCCTTTTGCTCCTTGTGACACGGCCCAATGTGCAGAGGAAGATCCACAGGGAGCTGG ACACAGTGATTGGCAGGGATCGGCAACCACGGCTTTCTGACAGACCTCAGCTGCCCTATCTGGAGGCCTTCATCCTGGAGACCTTCCGATACACATCCTTTGTCCCCTTCACCATCCCCCATAG caCAACGAGGGACACCTCACTGAATGGCTTCCACATTCCTAAGGAGCGCTGTATCTTCATAAACCAGTGGCAGGTCAACCATGACGA GAAGCAGTGGGAAGACCCCTTTGAGTTCCGTCCAGAGCGGTTTCTTATTGAGGACAGCACAGCCATCAACAAGACTCTGAGTGAAAAGGTCATGATTTTTGGCCTGGGAAAGCGTCGGTGCATTGGAGAGACCCCGGCCAAGTGGGAAGTCTTCCTCTTCTTAGCCATCCTGCTGCATCAGCTGGAGTTCAGCGTGCCACCAGGCCTCAAGGTGGACCTGACACCAACCTACGGGCTGACCATGAAGCCTCCGATCTGCAAACACCTTCAGGCGTGGCCAC GACTTCAGTCTTTGAATACTtaa